A segment of the Streptomyces sp. Tu 2975 genome:
CTGGAGCAGCCGGATGGCAGAGTGACCTCATGGAAGAGAGCACAGCACCTGCCGTCTCCTACGGCCTGCGCGGGCGGACGTTCCTGGTGACCGGAGGCAGTCGCGGCCTCGGCTACGCGGTCACCCGCCTGCTCGCCGCGGAAGGGGCGTCGGTCGCGATCTGTGGCCGGGACAGCGAGACTCTGGCACGCGCGGCTTCCTCCGTGGAAGAGGACTTCGGCGGCACGGTCGTCACAGGATCCGTCGATGTGCTCGCCCCGGACGAGCTGGAGGACTTCACCCTCGAGGCAGCCGCCAGGCTCGGCGGCCTCGACGGCCTGGTCGCCAACGTCGGCGGCAAACGCGGGGGTGGTCTCCTCGACTCGACACGGGAGGACTGGCAGGCGACGTGGGAACTGAACGGGGGCCATGCGGTCCGGGTTGTAAGGTCGGCGCTCGAGGCCTTCCGACCCGGCAGCTCGGTGGTGCTCGTCTCCTCCATTTCCGGTTGGAAGCCACGATTCCCCGCTCAGTACGGTGCGGCCAAGGCGTCGGAGATCTACCTTGCGGGCGCGCTGTGCCAGGAGTTGGCGCCCCACCGGGTGCGGGTGAACACCGTCAGCCCCGGCTCGATCCTCCTGCCCGGCAAGAGCTGGGACCGGCTCCGGCAGCGGGATCCGGAGGCCTTTGCCGCCTATGCGGCCCGCAACCCCAGCGGGCGGCTGCTGAATGCCGAGGAGGTGGCCCGCGTCATCGCGTTCCTCCTCTCCCCCGCCTCTGAGGCCGTCAACGGCGCCCACATTCCCGTGGACGGAGGACAGCCGCAGGCGGGGCTGGGGCCGGGAGGGTCGGAGCAAACCGGTGCATGACGTCA
Coding sequences within it:
- a CDS encoding SDR family oxidoreductase — translated: MEESTAPAVSYGLRGRTFLVTGGSRGLGYAVTRLLAAEGASVAICGRDSETLARAASSVEEDFGGTVVTGSVDVLAPDELEDFTLEAAARLGGLDGLVANVGGKRGGGLLDSTREDWQATWELNGGHAVRVVRSALEAFRPGSSVVLVSSISGWKPRFPAQYGAAKASEIYLAGALCQELAPHRVRVNTVSPGSILLPGKSWDRLRQRDPEAFAAYAARNPSGRLLNAEEVARVIAFLLSPASEAVNGAHIPVDGGQPQAGLGPGGSEQTGA